In Nocardia sp. NBC_00403, the DNA window TGCCGATCAACACCCTCGACCCCGCCGGCTACTTCGGATCGCACCCGAGCTGACGGGATGAGGTCGCGACCTTGGGGATTGCACTCACTGTCGACGCATGAACCCGAAGACTCGCGGGGTGCCGTCGCCGATCTTCACGGGGTTCCTGGCCGATGGGCACGGAATCGGAAACTGCCTGCGCCGGTGTCGATCTCGATATCGGTGAAGCCGACCCTGGCGAGACGCTCCGCGGCATCTTGCGGGGGCACCGGCAGGCAGGTGTCGCCCAGGTGCATCAGGCGGAAGACTCGGGTGTCGAGTCCATCGCTGCCCGCGAACACACCTCCCGGCTGCAGCACCCGGAACGCCTCGGCGAACAGTGCGTCCTGCTGCCGGACCGTCGGGACGTGGTGCAGCATGGTGAAGCACACCACGGTGTCGAATTCGCGGTCCGGCAGCGGCATTTCAGCGCCGTCGCCCTCGACCACGGTCATCGCGCCGCCGTGCCGGTCACGCAGGCGGTCGGCCAGTGCGGTGTCGATCTCGAGTCCGGTGAGGGTGCTGGCTCGCTCCAGCAGGGCGCGCACGTTCGCACCGTAGCCGGGGCCGATCTCCAGTGCGGAGGAACCGAGTTCGAGACCCGACAGCGCCCACGGAACGATCTTCGTCGCACTGGCCCGCTCCCACATCGCCGACCGGCAGAGGATTCGGTGGAAGTAATTCATCGCCATCAGCTCACG includes these proteins:
- a CDS encoding class I SAM-dependent methyltransferase → MAMNYFHRILCRSAMWERASATKIVPWALSGLELGSSALEIGPGYGANVRALLERASTLTGLEIDTALADRLRDRHGGAMTVVEGDGAEMPLPDREFDTVVCFTMLHHVPTVRQQDALFAEAFRVLQPGGVFAGSDGLDTRVFRLMHLGDTCLPVPPQDAAERLARVGFTDIEIDTGAGSFRFRAHRPGTP